The window agggaggtgaccaagaacccgatggtcactctgacagagctttagagttcctctgtggagatgggagaaccttccagaaggacaaccatctatgcagcactccaacaaaaaaggtctttatggtagagtggcaagacagaAGCCAATTCTTTAGTAAAAAGACACGACAGCCTGCTTGGTgcttgccaaaaggtacctaaaggactctcagaccatgagaaacaagattctctggtcttaagaaaccaagattgaactcattggcctgaatgccaagcgtcacgtctggggaaaacctggcaccatccctacagtgaagcatggtagttGCAGAATCATATCAAacctctccaatccaaaatcaaatctaaaatcggctttctatttcgcaacaaagcctccttcactcacgccgccaaacttaccctagtaaaactgactatcctaccgatcctcgacttcggcaatgtcatctacaaaatggcttccaataccctactcagcaaactggatgcagtttatcacagtgccatccgttttgttactaaagcaccttataccacccaccactgcgacctctatgctctagtcggctggccctcgctacatattcgtcgccagacccactggctccaggtcatctacaagtccatgctaggtaaagctccgccttatctcagttcactggtcacgatggcaacacccacccatagcacgcgctccagcaggtgtatctcactgatcatccctaaagccaacacctcatttggccgcctttccttccagttctctgctgcctgtgacgaattgcaaaaatcactgaagttggagacttttatctccctcaccaactttaaacatctgctatctgagcagctaaccgatcgctgcagctgtacatagtccatcggtatatagcccatccaatttacctacctcatcccaatactgtttttatttatttacttttctgctcttttgcacaccagtatctctacctgcacatgaccatctgatcatttatcactccattgttaatctgctaaattgtaattattcacctacctcctcatgccttttgcacacaatgtatatagacttttttttatgcaaaaaaaaaatactgtgttattgacttgtttattgtttactccatgtgtaactctgtgttgctgtctgttcacacttctatgctttatcttgggcaggttgcagttgtaaatgagaacttgttctcaactagcctacctggttaaataaaggtgaaattaaaaacaataataataataaaatggtgaaatcttggttgagaatgaaatgagtcaataaatgaacaacgaaacagcactgcaagtaagtgaaagaaataggtttggattatgttttactggtaatggggaatgcgtaaatgccaacaaagtcactttttggtcagtgtgtgtgtttcaactatttaactgtactagaatgcttaaaaggcagcAAAAAACGTGtaatatcggttatcggtatctgtttttttggcaaggaaaatactCAATATCGTATCagacaaaaatgtaatatcggtgcGTCCCTAGTTTTTAaatgtccctttggtaggatagtcgtgatcggagctcatccatttgtgatccaatgattgcacgttggctaataggactgatggtagagggagATTACTCACTCGctgtcggatccttacaaggcaccccgatatTGCCGTCTCTTCTTCATGCAAATGATGGTGATTTGGGCCTTGCCGGGTGCCTGAAGTAAATCCCTcacgtccgactcattaaagaaaaaatctttgtccagtacgaggtgagtaatcactgtcctgatatccagaagctcttttctgtcataagagacagtagcaaaaactttatgtacaaaataagttacaaataacgcaggGAAAAAAACATAACAcgatagcacaattggttaggagcacATAGAACGGCAGGCATCTCTTCCGGCGCCATCATATCCGATTCCATGTGCTTTGTGGCTGTTCAGACTCCAGGAAAATGAACAGTCGAATCAGATATGGAAATAAATAGAATTTGAGTCACTTCAAAGAGCCAATGTGAACACAGCTCTAGAGACAGGATTCTATATGAGCAAGGCATCTATTTTTCTAAGGCACACATCTTTTGCTAATTTGCATAGTTAATCGTTTAATTCCACCATTCACTTTCAGTATTTTAATCAATTTCTTCATTTCCTGAACTATTGTGTTGGCATTTATACACTGTGTCACATTTCTTATGTCTTAATATGCCTGTTTTTAAAAATGCAGTTCTTACTTTCGCCACAAGATGACAATCTGCCAATTTATGGGGGTCTGTCCTGAAGTTGTTGACTGTTTTCCCGCTTGCCAGTTAGCTAGTAGTTCTCAGCTGTCAGCAGCCAAAAGCTTCTTACTGGCGATAAAAACGCCATATTTTTTAGATTcattactgaattatttaatgtaacaaatcaaacattaaacctCGTAAACAACATTTTGGTCCTCAATTGTAccttgatgaattaaggtcaatAATTAGTAAataactccctcacctggttgtctaggtcttaattgaacaAATAAGacgcagacactaggccctccataaAATGAGTGACAGCCCTGTCATAAACAATTCATGGTAACCTCGTAAACAATTCATTTAGACCCGATGTTGTGCAATGCGTGCCGTTGTCCAGGTATTAAAAAGGGACCAGTGGCTATTTGAGAGTCCGCAATTAATTGAAATTTTAGGGTAATATATCCGATAATAAGCACCAAACTTTGTTGACATAGTGGTGCAGGTTTCTCGTAACAACTTCTTAGGATTTTACATTTTGTCGCCGTCGTCATCTTCAAAGTTGTTTCCGCTGGTCGCAAAAAGCTAAATTTGCATGAAAAGAGCTGATATGAATGTGAAAGACTTTCAAAATAAGTTAGGTATATGCTCAGTGctccgttgacatttcacagaCATAACTTGTTTTGTGAGATCTAGGAAAAACAacttaaaaatgaaaaaaataaaatatgaaaagcACACAAATACtacatgtcatgtctcaaaatcgatatccatcttacctctattgttttatgtcctGCGGATTCGAGAAGAACGATAAAAAGTTCAAATGCAAAGTGAGCCTGTAAGCGTTAGGTCGCCAGTAaccttaaagatgcactatgcagaaatcgctctgccatttcctggttgctaaaattctaaatagttcgcctaatttctgTTCGTGACAAAACAagagtcattgtaccatctaaaccactgaaatatattttccataaccaaaaatattgtattttcaccTGTTTGAAACGCTTACAACACTGAAAGTAAAAAACACAAAAACTACATTTAAgcatgggaagcatagaaatggtAACATACAACAGATATACCGCATTACACTTGACTTCAATTAGAAATacatgtgagttatagatctgtcaatgTGAACGTGGTCTGGTCAGACAAAAATATCAATATTGCAGCTCTAATTCTTGCACAGAATCCAGCCTCGTTGACATGATGCAACTTTCCTGCTGGCCACTTTTTATCctctggcctccattgatttagtcacccATTTTACACCGGTAAAACTCCAATAACTAAcggattatgatagagacatgagGTTTGGACCATTGGTTTTCTTCGTTGGTTTACTCATTGTTCAAAAGATGcgtttttgattggacaccctacTGTGTGAAGCCTATTAGCTAAATAGTTGGCTAACTAAGATGGTAGTTAGCTAGCATTTTCCACTTACGTGTTTGAGAGTTGAAGTGACAGGTTTTGCCTTGttcttttgttttgtctgtttgttGGTCACTCGGAAAACATTCTGCTGCTTTTTGCCTTTTTGTTTATTCTTCGCCATGATAACCTATGTGAACAAATGTATGCTGTTAGCAAGGTAGCTAAGTAGAGGTGGCTAAGCTTGCTCAGACCGACCCGTTGTGATCATACCGTTTATGTTGACACAATATACAAGAAAATACAGTAATATCACGTGCGTTCAATATGGAAATCCACATAACTAGATAAACTCGAAGAATAATAACAAAATATACAAACCTCAAGAAGGGGACGACTATCGGCAAATGTAAAACGTGTTGAAGCAATGGAGCTTGACGCAATTTAGATGCGActaaaatctgaaccaatcagtGCTCCCGAGGACAACAGATTGAAACGCCCCCATGATGCGCTCGATTTCAACGCTATCCGAGCTGAATCAGCGCTGGGTTAAAGGAgtacaaaatcaaatgtattcaaatataactttatttgtcacatgtctgaatacaacaggtgtaaccttaccgtgaaatgcttacttacaagcccttaaccaacaatgcagttcaagaaagataTAAGAAAATATtcaccaaataaactaaagtaaaataataaaacctaacacaataaaataacaacgaggctatatacagggggaacagGACTCCCCCTGCCAGAATCACCCCTCCCACCCCCTTTGCGTGAACGCGCACACACTCAATTCTTCATGgctgcgacttgcttgctagttgagaattctgctcttcactccgttgtcagtttagcctacatttcactgatcttagtagcagaaaacatgttttatttgtgtccgtcccaagtcatagactgttctctctgctactgcacggcaagcggtacaggagtCTAGGACCAAAGGGCTCCTTAACagctacccctaagccataaaactgctgaacaattaataaaatggccacccggactatttacattgacacccataaaactgctgaacaggaggcactagtaatgtctgcaggcaaggaagcttggccccagtgatgtactctgATCGGTGTTTATGCAGAAATGTTATGCTCCATTTGTTTTGCCTCATGCTGTTATTCTACAGCCTTTATGcaatacatgtattttatctGAGGACATTATCAAATCATTATTTTACCGTTCGCATTCCCTTTGATGCAGATGAGGTTGCAGTTTTCGGCTAACAAGACAGACAGTTTACTGGCAGCAGCTACAAAAATAGTTGCTTTCTCGTTATGACCGCCAGATGGCAGCAACGTATTGCCTCTGATACACTTTCATAAGAGTCGGTGAGCGTACTCTGAGAATACcaaacattagcaacacctttaacctgtctcctccccttcatctacacagaatgaatggatttaacaagtgacatcgataagggatcatagctttcacctgcattcacctggtatgtaatggaaagagcaggtggccttaatgttttgtattctcaGTGGCGGAGTTAACCCACCGGGCACAGAAGTCAATTCAAAGTTTATTCCACATTGGTCAacgaaatgacgtggaaacaacattgattcaacctaTGTGTGCCCAGTGTGAAGCCTTTCACTTTTATTAAGGGGTTTTAAGCAACGCCATTATGGGGGTGGGTTTTTGCATTATCAGCATATTAGAAAATATGTTAGTCTGTTTATAATATTAAAGAAAaactaggagacagacagacagacagacagacagacagacagacagacagacagatacttaACTGTTCTCAGTCTAGGCAAAATGTCATAACCTAGGCCTAAACGGTATCAATAGTCTAATACAATGAATTATATACTACCGTAGCCCTGGGGCTAGGTGTAAATTAAACACATCTACCTAAGACAATAATACACAATGATTCCATCTGCTCAATGCAATAAATAATTCGTCCTAAAGTCTGTGAATACCACATATCCTAAACGCTCAATAttgttttatatttattatttttacaattttagtCATGTTCATTATTAAAAGGGAAGGGAAGAAAGGGACTCTTGagttcccccctctccccctgagtgTATGTACTCAAAATGCAATTGTAGCGTTCGAGTTTAGGAAGTGGAAGGGCGCAACATCAAAGAGTTATTGCACATGGTACTACTCGGGAATATCCATACAGTTTGTGTCGCGCCTTCCAGTGGCAAATTATTTGGATGAAGGAGCGCTGGACGTAGAGCTAAGCGACGACTCACAGGATCTGTGGTgccgcgcacgcgcacgcacatacacacacacacacagagagagagagaatctgggcTCATCGATTGTGCATCTAACTCCTCCTCTCCTACACGTAATCCACAGGGAGCCTATATAAACTCTGACAGTTGTCAAGTGGCGAACACTGGCTGTTTGCACTCGGGAGCGACGCAATTTTGGGAGATTTACAGCAATAGATACCCAGAAATACCCAAATAGTAACAATGTCTCATGCATGGGGATACGCACCGGACAATGGTGAGGCGCTTGTGCTCTGTTCTTATCATGACATTAAAAGGTTAAAAGGGACCTGTAGTACAGCATATACTCTCGGATGAATGAATGAAAAGACAACGGCCATGCATTGATGAATCATTGTCTACATGTATTTTAATGTATCCCTCTTTGACATTGCTATTAGGCTACGGTGCGTCATAACAATCTCACCCGGTTACAGCAAGCTGCAAGTTTTATCAAAAATATGTTCAATGTCAATGGAAAGCAATAATTTACGTAGGCTACATTTTTGACAGATACTGAAATATTGTCTTCAACTGCAATGTCCTCACTGTCATTCTAGGACCCGACAAATGGTGTGAAGGCTTCCCAATTGCCAACGGACCCCGccagtctcccattgacatcGTACCTGGGGAGGCTGCCTTCGACGCAGCCTTGAAGGCGCTCACTTTGAAGTACGACCCTTCCACCTCCATTGACATTCTCAACAACGGACATTCCTTTCAAGTGACCTACACCGACGACAACGACAACTCAAGTTAGTGTCAATCATTAAGCATGCGTCATGACAGGTGTCTCGAAATGGTACCTTCGAGTTGTGGATACTTTGTGCACTTctttaatattaataattcatacatttacaaaataacaaataTTATGGGCATGGAATATGGCTGGATGAGACTGTATTCGTTCACCACCCACACTATGGCATGAAAACAATAGTATGTCATGGAATTGGTAACGCAACCCATCACAAACCTTCCCCTGCACGCTAGACCTTTAGACTGGAAGAGCGGTTATTAGCGCAAAAAAAGGCGAAGGTCAGTTTATGCAAATAGGACTGAGTCTGGTTAACCATTAATGTGTCAGGAGTGAATGGTAATGTTTTTAGTAACTAAGTAAAACATGATATTTTACTAGTTCTGCTGTCATTATAATTCGATTAAAAAAATAGTCTATTGCCTAATACAGTGCAAAAATGTAATGACAAAATCcagaagaaaaaaacacacatttttttttgtggggggttcacattcatatttataaaatattaCTGAGAAATGTAGAAACTACTTAATCTGAATCTTAATGTATGGTGTTGCATTTTTATATTCCTGTGATTTGTTACAGAAGAGATTCTATTGTCTCTGTAATCCCTGGTGGCATGTGATCTTAGCATTTTACTAGATGCAGCATTAGGCCTATATGTCAGGGGGGTTTATTGATATTGAATTGGTAATCCTCTATTTATGATCGCCTTAGTGCTTACAGGGTAAATGTTTCATGTTTATTGTGTTAACGTAATGGAAGCTCATTTAAATTGAATGCCAAGTTCATATTCAAACACAAATATAAGCTTATGCCTGAAAGAACGAATGACTGTTAGTCATACCTGTCTGTGTGTAGACCTACATTGGAAATTACGCCATCATAGCTATAGTCTAAATCTACCCACAGGGTGTGGTCAATGTCAGTCTCCTAATGTAGTCCTGTATCAGAAACCTgtaaacagtcacacacacaccctctgctaCTTGTCAGAAAAGTCTCCACCTTCTTATTAAGCAGAACCAACTATTGTAAATCGTGTCCTCAAAATAATTTTCAAAAGGAACCTATAGGCTATAGCCTATTCGGTCAGCATCAACTGTGACATCACGTGAGATGGGAATAGACTAATTAGTCAAGGATTACCTGCTGCCACTAAATTGGTATAAATAGATGACTATGTCAAAGGAACAATACCTGGAAAGTATTTTAAACTGACCTTGGGCTTGCTGATTTTCGGTCTGGATTACGCAACAGGAACTGAGTCTGCTTCTTCCATCAAACAggaagtctgtgtctgtgtgggggagaggtggggatggCAGGGACACGAGCGGCTTTTGCATTGCTCTCTTAATATCGTTCTGACATGACTTCTGTCAGTATGTCTGTCCACATTATACCCGTCAAGACAACTCATCGCATTGTGTCTTGTGACACCTTTTCATCATGGACCAAAGATTAAAAGCGATGTTATCTCAGTAAAAAAAGGAACATGGTGTATTTTGAAATCGTATTATGAAAGCATAATGATCCTGTTCAAAAATGTGAACATCTCATGTGTTTTGCACATGCAAGTCTTGTAGTGCTATTATACAAAGTGGACTTAAACTGGTGTTAGGTAGTACTAACTCGGGCCACATAACAGGTTGACCCATTGCCCTTATACGTGTTTATGTCTTTGTTTTCTGTGTTCGGTTGGCAGCTCTGACAGGGGGGCCCATTTCGGGGACGTACAGGCTAAAGCAGTTCCACTTCCACTGGGGCGCCAGCGACGACAGGGGTTCTGAGCATACCGTGGCCGGGACCAAGTATGCTGCCGAGGTACTGACACTGGTCACACACTTGATTTGAATCCCTTAGTTTCAACACAAGTTTGAATGGTATGCATTAGTAGTGCAACCCACAGTATTTGGCAAGCCATCAATATGTTTCTTTTAGTTTTTTTCATAAATGACTTAAAAGGGTCAGTGAACTTTCAGTTCATGGAGTGAAAATGTTCGCTTGACATTCAATGAGGAATTTCTGCCAATTCGTGAATTGAATATCAATTTATTTCATGAATTGACTTTGCTGAAAGGGAATTGCCTTAAACCCTGCTTTTCAATAAATATTGTGTAATTCAACAAAAGCCTCAGCCATGCAAGTTCCAAATTGGTCTAAACCCCACTGTACAAAAGACCCAAGGCCTAGTGGTAAGAAAATACTCCCTAGGGTTGCTCACTGCTTGTGTCCTATTTCTTTATTTTAGCTCCACCTGGTACACTGGAACACCAAGTACCCCAGCTTTGGTGATGCTGCTAgcaagtctgatggccttgctgTTGTAGGAGTCTTCCTCCGGGTGTGTAGCAATGGACTCAGCCATTTTGCTGTGTACCTTCAATTGTTTTGACTTAGATTATTAGTTAAAGATAATATAAATATGTTTTCAAGTGCAATATTTTGGTCAAATTATCATTATTTGCCATTTGTGTGTTGAATTTGTCTCATTAGGTTGGAAATGAAAATGCCAATCTTCAGAAGGTCCTTGATGCTTTTGATGCCATTAAAGCCAAGGTAAGTCTATCTGGAGCAAGCATTGTAAGTGGTGCTACTGCTAGCATGGAACCTGTCATTCTCTGAGCCAATCCTTGACCTGCTGGTGTAAACTTGTCGTTTGCCTCCCTCTTTGTTTACAGGGCAAGCAGACCTCTTTTGAGAATTTTGACCCCACCATCCTGCTCCCCAAGTCCCTAGACTACTGGACTTACGACGGCTCCCTGACCACACCTCCTCTGCTGGAGAGTGTCACCTGGATCGTCTGCAAGGAGCCAATCAGCGTCAGCCCTGCCCAGGTATGACCTCATTGAGTAGTAAGGGATTGAATTTACACTCTGCAGCTACAGTATACTGGCTTTGTTCCAATAGTCTGGAATAGCCTCCTTTCTTAATCTCTTCCTTGATTAAAGAGTCTGCTTGACAActataatgtgttgtagataagAAGATTTGATAGTTGAGAAGCATATGGCTGCTATTTCTGCAGTCTTTTCTCCTATTTTAGAGTAATGGGACACGTCATTTCAGGTCATTGAGGTCGTTCCCGGTTCTCCACCAAAACTGAAAAGATTCCTATGTGCCTGTCCAGCTGGATGTTCTGTTGGCCAAAAAAAGAAAGTAGTATGTGGGAGGTCTGTTTATTTCTAGTGGACTTGAAAATGctcctacatcaacctcaacCCACACATTTTCATACAAGCGTAGTCATGTTGAGAGTTCCTGTAAAATGGCAGCCCACGTCTTCTCTAAACCCTGCCCTTGTGGCTTGACTCACTTGTGACCATGTAACACTGCCCagtcaaatgtttattttataccTTTGCCTGGGCGTCTCAAGGGTGAACAGGGAAATGTACACATAGGCTTTAGAGGGGGTGCCGTACTAGGCAGAGACATAAGATATAATATCAAAGAAATTATTCATACAGTAAATATCATGAATGGTAACAAACACTTCAGAAGAAGGAACATTGTATTAAGTGTTTATCAGTAGCTAATGACGCACTATTAGAAGCTACTTGAAGATTAGAATATTTGGGTGGATATTAGTTTAATAAGAACTTGTCTCCTGTGATCAAATGTTATTCAATCCCTGAGGGTGAAAAATAAGAGACTTGTTTCAGGGGTTGcactatgtactgtacagtatgtccaaTGGCTGTAGCCACGAACTTGTGACCTCTTACTAATTTATTGGCCAAAATGAATGGCAAATCTCTTAATGGGTCATTTGACTGTACTTCTCATTTGTGACCTCAATCTCTTTGTCAGACTTATGGCATCAACAGAAAGACACTAAGCTTAATTCCATGAATCACTGTTTAGGAAAATCATTTAAATAGAGAAGTCCCACACAACCTTTGCTTTACTTAATGAAGGCTACCAACTGTATGACTGGAGATGTATTGGGGTGAGTGACAGGGACAGGAGGTAAGGAGTATaactctatctcctctctctcctttctcctctgacAGATGGGCAAATTCCGGTGCCTGCTTTTCTCTGGAGAGGGCGAGGCCGCCTGCTGCATGGTGGACAACTACCGCCCCCCTCAGCCCCTCAAGGGCCGCGCTGTGCGTGCATCCTTCAAATAAATCCCCCTGCCCCCCAATCCCCTCCCCTGCTTAGTGAGACACCCAGGCGTGCCTCCCCTGCAGTAAGACTCAgagcacatgtactgtatgtctgcccTTACATTTTTTAGAAGGACGAAATCCCTCCTTTCCTGTCTCCCCATTCCTACCAGTGCAGGGTTGCCCTGCTGTGATGTGACGTGGGAAGAGGAAACAGTTGAGGCATTGACCTTTTttgtatcccctctcctctcttgagTGATAACAAGCCAGAGAAGCCCTGATGTACTTCACAAGAGAAGCACTCCACAGTGGTGGCTATAATGTGACAGATTTACCGGGATTTCGCCTGCGGTGCCAATGTTGTAGACAGCTACTGGGCTCTGTAGTTTTTcatagatagatagaggatgtgtcaacaaacaaacaaagcttGCGAAGAGGCTAAGACTATAGAAATGTAGCTGGGATCATGTAATGGATGATTCAGTTGGAGAAAGACAAGCAGACCTGACTAGCAGTCAGTGGCAGGCCTGGGGTGGATGAAACTGCTTCACCATCTGTGAgtagggccacacacacacacacacacacacactgccagtctGTCTTTAATCTCTGATTGACTGCCTGCCTCAGGATCACGGCAGCTTAATGAAACACAGTGGTCACTTCCATCACACCCAATTGAACCAGAACATCCtcctctggaacacacacacacccacatacacatacacaggccTACAGTCATTGACCTGCTCATTGATTTTCATACTTAGCATGCCTACAGTGCATACCCAATATacagacacacattgacatacatacaagcacacacacataattgGAGGTTACAGCTACAAACTGTTAGCAATTGTGCTCTGTCATGACAATGACTTTGCATTCCTGTGTTTTTATAGCAAAGCCTCATCTTcaatcatttgttttatttgtttgttcCTCTTGGTGTTATTAGCAATATTAATGGATTTATTTTTTCAATATTTAAGTGATTCCTGAATTGTGTTTTGCAACTGAAAGCTCCTCTATACTTGTAGTATTGTCTTGATGACATGACAACAGGAGGGTTAGGTTATGACCCTTTTCAGACATTCTGAATTGTGTAATGGAATATCCGTCTAAGCATTGTTTTGCAAGCCCCTATGTATTGTTGTAACGTTTCGAACGCACAGTCGCTTTGTGCGATGCCATAGGGCACTACAGCCAAGGAAGAATCAACCCGCCAACTGATAAGCtttgtagtggtagtggggtgtcaGGTCCTTTTAGGCCAGATTACTAATGACGAAGGGTCACCTTTAACTTTGGGACTACAGAATCatgctcttttttttttaaattttgaatGCAAGTGAAATTATGAATCATGTCTGTCAAAAACGGATGACTGTATTTGATAATGAAATTGAGTTTAAAAGCATTATGCAAAGCACAAATTAAAGGGCCACCCAAAAACAGCAAGACTTACTCACAGGAAGTGGAAGTTTTATCAGTTGAATAAATATATTTGATGACTATTTTTTTTGTCTCCGTTGTACTTTGTCTACTTCACAACCAGACAGTTAGGGCTTTATTCAATCAGATCCACTTTATCTGACCTCTGCATAGTGGTTGGTGGAACTgagttagagctgtcaaatccacaagcgtcTCTTGacattatacctaaagcggacattgtCATTGGCTGCACAGAGTTGCATTGAAAGAATTCCCAGGCAGCCtttaaacactggaatgtgagaagtaatctacacctccattaggctgATTGAAAATCATTAAATGATAATTTCTATCATTATTTTTATGTAGCCTACACTTTCTTGTTCTGAACTTCTAACTCAAGTTGGCTTTGTCAACGATCAAGACTGTGTCTTCGTGACAATGGTCAAGAGGAGCTACTCACtaatttgacagctccaacgcagTAAAACATTAGCAATGCTGGTGTCGGCTATCGCCggttaacgcttgatctgattgaatctagcccTTAGTCTCTTTTGAAGCCATCCTTCCAACTCTCATTCATCACTTACATGAGGAAGGTTGGAAATTGAGTTTACCAGACGGTTTCAATTTATTTACTTCCTGGGCAAAAGCTCTTAATCTAAATAAACATCTTTATCTAAATGGAGCTTTTAAAATGTTAGGGGACATTC is drawn from Oncorhynchus tshawytscha isolate Ot180627B linkage group LG29, Otsh_v2.0, whole genome shotgun sequence and contains these coding sequences:
- the LOC112227900 gene encoding carbonic anhydrase 1-like → MSHAWGYAPDNGPDKWCEGFPIANGPRQSPIDIVPGEAAFDAALKALTLKYDPSTSIDILNNGHSFQVTYTDDNDNSTLTGGPISGTYRLKQFHFHWGASDDRGSEHTVAGTKYAAELHLVHWNTKYPSFGDAASKSDGLAVVGVFLRVGNENANLQKVLDAFDAIKAKGKQTSFENFDPTILLPKSLDYWTYDGSLTTPPLLESVTWIVCKEPISVSPAQMGKFRCLLFSGEGEAACCMVDNYRPPQPLKGRAVRASFK